From the genome of Haloferax sp. Atlit-12N:
GGTTGGGTCTAGTGGTGGTGAGCGGCGATTACATGGTGCTCGCCGCCTCGGAACTGGCCCGCGGTGCCGGCGTCTCCGAGTGGGTCATCGGCGGAACAATCGTCGCGGCGGGGACGTCGACGCCGGAGTTCGCCGTCTCGCTCGTCGCGCTTCGGCGGGGGAGTCTCGGCGTCTCGGTGGGCAACGTCGTCGGGAGCAACATCCTCAACATCACGGGTATCGTCGGCGTCGCGGCAATCGCCAGTCCACTCGCGGTGAGCGCCTCGGCGCTCGGGACGCTCGCGTGGCTCGTCGCGGTCACTCTCCTCATAGTCGCCGCGCTCTGGACCGGGAGAGTCCTCTCCCGGTTGGAGGGTGCCTTCTTCGCGACCTCCGAGGTTACGCGGTGGATACTGGGGCTCATCTGAGGGTCGCGGTCTCCCGAGGCGACCCTGTCGGTCGCCTCCTCTGAACTGCTCTCCTATTCGGCCCGCAACGCGACGAGTCGCCGTGGTCCGTCGTCGCCCCCTGATTCGACGACGAACAGCGCGTCGTGGGCGGGTGTCGGACCGGTCAAGGCGCGACCCGCGACCTCGTATCGCCAGCGCTCGGCCCCGACTCGGGTGTCGTCGAGGCCGACGCCGCCGCCGGCGTCGTAGGCGACGACGACGCCGCTCTTGCTCGTGTCCGAGACGAATACCGTGTCGCCGGCACCCGCTGGCGGGGCGAAGAAGTTGTCGCCGGCCGCCCATGAGGGGGAACCGGAGCGCTTGTCGAAGGCGTCGAGGCCGGTCCCGTCGGTCGAAAAGACGCGCCGGGGACCGACGACCAGCGAGCCGTGCGGCGAGGGGTCTTCGCGGTGCCAGCCCACGGCACCGGCGCGGAGGCCGCCTCTGAGTCGGGTGACGCCCGCGCCGAAGAAGCCCGCGAACACGTCGTTCGACTCGGCGACTGCGAGCGCCTGCACGCCGCCGGGGAGTTTGGTTCGCCACTCTCCGGTCGCGCCGTGTTCGGTGCCCTCGTCGCGGAACGTGAACACTTCGCCACCCTCCGTCCCCGCGACGACGGTGTCGTACCGGGCCGCGAGGGACCGAACCGCGCCGAACACCTCCTCGCGCCACTCGACGGTTCCGTCGCTGGCGCGGACGCGGTAGAGATTCCCCGCGGTGTCAGCGGCGTAGAGGCGATCGCGGTCCGGCTCGGGTCGGACGACGGGTGCCCAGATACTCGACTCGGTCGGCGCGTGCCACGCTTCCTCGCCGTCGTGGGTGTACGCGAGCACGCCGGTTCTGGTCCCGACGTAGCCGACGTAGACGCGCTCCGAATCGACCGTCACCGACGAGCGGAAACCGCTCTGGGGGTCGCTTTCGACCGACCATAGCTCGGTACCGTCGGCGACCGAAAACGCCCGGAGGCGCTCGCTGGTCGCGAGGTACACCGTCTCGTCGAACACGACCGGGCGCGCCAGTTCGAGGCCGTTCACCTCGACGCCCCACGACTCGCTCGGCTTCGAGGCCGGGCCGGTCGCGCGGGGGTTGTAGCCCGTCCCCTCGGGGGAGAAGTACGGATGCGGCCAGTCGGGGCGCCCGTCGCCCGTAGAGCCCCCGTCGCCACCGACACAACCCGCGAGTCCGGCAGCCGCGCCGGTTCCGAGGGTCCCGAGGACAGCCCGTCTGGATAGGTCCGCGCCGGGGTGTCTCACGAGCCCGAGCCTCCAGCGTCCGCGGCAGTCTCCGCAGTCGCGTTCGTCCCCGCAGTCGCGGTCGTCCCCGCGCTTGACCCGTCGGCGTCGGCGTCGCCGACGACGGTCATGCTCAGCAGGCCGTCGTCACGGACGACCGGGCAGTACACCCGCCGGT
Proteins encoded in this window:
- a CDS encoding PQQ-binding-like beta-propeller repeat protein, encoding MRHPGADLSRRAVLGTLGTGAAAGLAGCVGGDGGSTGDGRPDWPHPYFSPEGTGYNPRATGPASKPSESWGVEVNGLELARPVVFDETVYLATSERLRAFSVADGTELWSVESDPQSGFRSSVTVDSERVYVGYVGTRTGVLAYTHDGEEAWHAPTESSIWAPVVRPEPDRDRLYAADTAGNLYRVRASDGTVEWREEVFGAVRSLAARYDTVVAGTEGGEVFTFRDEGTEHGATGEWRTKLPGGVQALAVAESNDVFAGFFGAGVTRLRGGLRAGAVGWHREDPSPHGSLVVGPRRVFSTDGTGLDAFDKRSGSPSWAAGDNFFAPPAGAGDTVFVSDTSKSGVVVAYDAGGGVGLDDTRVGAERWRYEVAGRALTGPTPAHDALFVVESGGDDGPRRLVALRAE